One Nitrosopumilus piranensis genomic region harbors:
- the ureC gene encoding urease subunit alpha, with protein sequence MTLTIPRKNYVDLFGPTTGDKVRLADTDLIIEIEKDLVKYGDEAVFGGGKSIRDGLGQASGVLRAESLDLVITNAIVMDPILGIIKADIGVKDGKVVCVGNAGNPNIMDDVDMIISSNTEIIAGEHTICTPGTIDSHIHFISPQQVIHAICNGTTTMIGGGTGPADGTNATTCTPGKWNIHRMIESVDDFPLNFGFLAKGNDSLETALLEQIEAGACGLKLHEDWGSTPAAIDSALNVADKTDTQVAIHTDTLNECGFVDDTIEAIAGRTIHTYHTEGAGGGHAPDIMKVASEQNILPSSTNPTRPFTVNTLAEHLDMMMVCHHLNSAVPEDVSFAESRIRGETIAAEDVLHDLGVLSMMSSDSQAMGRVGEVTTRNWQTADKMKKMTGPLPEDNSGNDNFRVKRYLAKITINPALTHGISDYVGSIQPGRLADIVIWSPQFFGIKPKMIIKGGFITYSLMGDPNASIPTTEPILYRPMFGAYGQTKHSTSITFTSQLALDKGIESEIKSQKKLVPVKNCRNIRKKDMLYNDQTPKIEINSETYEVKVDGKLATIDPAEKISMARLYNLF encoded by the coding sequence ATGACACTAACCATTCCAAGAAAAAACTATGTTGATTTGTTTGGTCCAACTACAGGTGATAAAGTTAGACTTGCTGATACCGATTTAATTATTGAAATTGAAAAAGACTTGGTCAAGTATGGTGATGAGGCTGTTTTTGGTGGAGGAAAAAGTATACGAGATGGACTTGGTCAAGCAAGTGGAGTGCTTCGTGCAGAATCACTCGATCTGGTAATTACTAATGCAATAGTTATGGATCCTATTTTGGGAATCATCAAAGCAGACATTGGAGTAAAAGATGGAAAAGTTGTATGTGTAGGAAATGCAGGAAATCCAAACATTATGGATGATGTTGACATGATAATTTCTTCAAACACTGAGATTATTGCTGGTGAGCATACAATTTGTACCCCTGGAACAATTGATTCTCATATTCATTTTATTTCTCCTCAACAAGTAATCCATGCAATCTGTAATGGAACAACTACAATGATTGGTGGGGGAACTGGTCCTGCAGATGGCACAAACGCCACTACATGTACTCCGGGAAAATGGAATATCCATAGAATGATTGAATCAGTTGATGATTTTCCACTTAACTTTGGATTCTTGGCAAAGGGAAATGATTCCCTTGAGACGGCATTACTTGAACAAATTGAAGCAGGAGCATGCGGATTAAAATTACACGAAGATTGGGGATCAACACCTGCTGCTATTGATTCTGCTCTAAACGTTGCAGATAAAACTGACACTCAAGTTGCAATACATACCGATACTCTAAATGAATGTGGATTTGTTGATGACACTATAGAAGCAATTGCAGGAAGAACAATCCATACTTATCACACAGAAGGTGCTGGAGGGGGTCATGCTCCGGACATTATGAAAGTTGCAAGTGAACAAAATATTCTTCCTTCTTCTACCAATCCAACAAGACCATTTACCGTAAACACACTTGCTGAACATCTTGATATGATGATGGTCTGTCATCATCTTAATTCTGCAGTTCCTGAAGATGTATCATTTGCAGAATCTAGAATTAGAGGTGAAACAATTGCAGCGGAAGATGTTTTACATGATCTTGGAGTGCTAAGTATGATGTCATCAGATAGTCAAGCAATGGGTAGAGTCGGTGAAGTGACAACTAGAAACTGGCAGACTGCCGATAAAATGAAAAAGATGACCGGACCATTACCTGAGGATAATTCTGGAAATGATAATTTCAGAGTAAAGCGATATCTTGCAAAAATCACAATCAATCCTGCCCTAACTCATGGAATCTCTGATTATGTAGGCTCTATTCAGCCTGGAAGACTAGCTGATATCGTTATTTGGTCTCCTCAATTCTTTGGCATCAAACCTAAAATGATCATCAAGGGCGGCTTTATCACCTATTCTCTAATGGGTGATCCTAATGCCTCAATCCCTACAACTGAACCCATATTGTATCGTCCTATGTTTGGAGCATATGGCCAAACAAAACATTCTACTTCTATAACTTTTACATCACAACTTGCACTAGACAAAGGAATTGAATCTGAAATTAAATCCCAAAAGAAATTGGTTCCTGTAAAAAATTGTCGTAATATTAGAAAAAAAGATATGTTGTATAATGATCAAACCCCCAAAATTGAAATCAATTCTGAAACCTATGAAGTAAAAGTTGATGGTAAACTTGCAACAATTGATCCAGCTGAAAAAATTTCTATGGCACGACTTTACAACTTGTTTTAA
- a CDS encoding sodium:solute symporter family protein: MYTAKSLPFVLTTFFAIVVFLVGSPQTVFAAGAISEGFAIGEALPEWIGWAIVVGLGAVFAVIISIEVKIEERYLGVNQTSEMFNTAGRTIKTGLTAAAIVSAWTWAATLLQSSTVAYQYGISGPFWYAAGASIQVLLFGILAIELKRKAPNAHTFLEIIRARFGDGSHKVFLVFALMTNMIVTAMLLLGGSAVVNGLTGMDISLAAFLIPVGVMIYTLVGGLKATFVADYMHTIIIFVVILTFVAAVYFNTDITGGVEGMYEKLVAAADLRPIEGNAAGAFLTMASIGGLMFGIINIVGNFGTVFVDQAYWQRAIAAKPSSTVKGFLLGGACWFAIPFTLATTMGLTAVALDVDLTPAQVQLGLVVPAAATALMGEVGAIMVLTMLFMAVTSAGSAELIAVSSLITYDIYRTYKNPNASGKQLVKVSRITIVGFGLGMGGLAVILLHMGLSLGFVYLAMGIIIGAAVIPIALTILWRRTNRVAATLGAIIGLMVAVTTWVSVAASLPEFGGEINLASLGHNYSMLFGNIAGILTGGAITIFGSLAAKTEFDWADLKKKITLVELSEAESAEITENEETLKKAFKFSLTGGGIMTLVLIIAWPMPLIAAGVVFDIMAYSIWVGISVIWVSIASFFIIFLPIIEARKGIAQVFSGQKSVAETSRGDKN, translated from the coding sequence GTGTACACGGCAAAATCTTTACCCTTTGTATTAACTACATTTTTTGCTATTGTAGTGTTCCTTGTCGGATCTCCACAAACCGTTTTTGCAGCAGGTGCCATTTCAGAAGGATTTGCAATTGGTGAAGCATTGCCTGAATGGATTGGTTGGGCTATTGTTGTTGGTTTAGGTGCAGTTTTTGCTGTAATAATTTCCATTGAAGTAAAAATTGAAGAAAGATACCTTGGAGTTAACCAGACCTCTGAGATGTTTAATACTGCTGGACGAACAATCAAAACGGGTCTAACTGCGGCTGCTATTGTTTCTGCTTGGACATGGGCTGCAACTTTACTTCAATCCTCAACTGTAGCATATCAGTATGGAATAAGTGGTCCATTTTGGTATGCAGCAGGAGCATCAATCCAAGTGTTGTTGTTCGGAATTTTAGCTATTGAATTGAAACGTAAAGCCCCAAACGCACATACATTCCTAGAAATCATTCGTGCAAGATTCGGTGATGGTTCTCATAAAGTCTTCTTGGTATTTGCATTAATGACTAACATGATTGTAACAGCCATGTTATTGCTAGGCGGTTCAGCCGTAGTCAATGGTCTTACTGGAATGGATATTTCTCTTGCTGCCTTCTTGATTCCAGTAGGTGTGATGATCTACACTCTAGTTGGAGGGCTAAAAGCAACTTTTGTTGCAGATTATATGCATACAATAATCATATTTGTTGTAATTCTAACCTTTGTTGCAGCAGTATATTTCAATACTGACATCACTGGTGGTGTTGAAGGAATGTATGAAAAATTAGTTGCAGCTGCAGATCTAAGACCAATTGAAGGAAATGCAGCAGGTGCATTCTTGACAATGGCATCAATTGGCGGTCTGATGTTTGGTATCATTAACATTGTAGGAAACTTTGGAACTGTCTTTGTTGACCAAGCATATTGGCAGCGAGCAATTGCAGCAAAACCATCATCCACTGTTAAGGGCTTCTTACTTGGTGGTGCATGTTGGTTTGCAATTCCATTTACACTTGCAACTACTATGGGGCTGACTGCAGTGGCACTTGATGTTGACTTGACCCCTGCACAAGTTCAATTAGGATTGGTAGTTCCAGCAGCAGCTACAGCGCTAATGGGGGAAGTCGGTGCTATCATGGTATTAACTATGTTATTTATGGCAGTAACTTCTGCCGGTTCTGCAGAACTAATTGCAGTCTCTTCTTTGATAACTTATGATATTTACCGAACGTACAAGAATCCAAATGCCTCAGGTAAACAACTAGTCAAAGTATCTAGAATAACGATTGTTGGATTTGGGCTTGGTATGGGGGGTTTAGCAGTCATACTCTTACACATGGGATTAAGTCTTGGCTTTGTCTATCTGGCAATGGGCATCATAATTGGTGCAGCAGTAATTCCAATTGCATTAACAATACTTTGGAGAAGAACAAACCGAGTAGCTGCCACGCTTGGAGCTATTATCGGTTTGATGGTTGCAGTAACTACCTGGGTATCTGTTGCAGCATCATTGCCAGAATTTGGTGGGGAAATCAATCTGGCAAGTCTTGGTCATAATTACTCTATGTTATTTGGAAACATTGCTGGAATCTTAACTGGTGGAGCAATTACCATCTTTGGAAGTCTTGCAGCTAAAACTGAGTTTGATTGGGCTGATCTCAAAAAGAAAATCACTCTTGTCGAATTATCTGAAGCAGAGTCTGCAGAAATCACTGAAAACGAAGAGACTTTGAAGAAAGCCTTCAAGTTTAGTCTTACTGGTGGCGGTATCATGACTCTGGTCTTAATCATTGCATGGCCAATGCCCTTGATTGCTGCCGGCGTAGTATTTGATATAATGGCTTATAGTATTTGGGTAGGAATCTCCGTAATTTGGGTAAGTATTGCTTCATTCTTCATCATATTTCTGCCCATCATTGAGGCAAGAAAAGGAATCGCACAAGTATTTAGCGGACAAAAGTCAGTTGCAGAAACTTCAAGAGGCGACAAGAATTGA
- a CDS encoding universal stress protein — protein sequence MANRLYKKILVPLDGSKYSERAFAEAVTLAKQCDAKIVGLSIVPFSPLSYREIRIAKETMFIESKKNLAKAKKNAEKKGVTLQEKILEGNPGELISNFANQSRNKVDLIVMGSRGRGGLKEVFLGSVSNHVMHKSKVPIMIIK from the coding sequence ATGGCAAATAGATTATACAAAAAAATACTTGTTCCGTTAGATGGCTCAAAGTACTCAGAGCGAGCGTTTGCTGAAGCAGTAACTCTTGCAAAACAATGTGATGCAAAAATAGTTGGATTGTCCATAGTTCCTTTTTCACCACTATCATATCGTGAGATTAGAATTGCAAAAGAGACAATGTTTATTGAATCAAAAAAGAATCTTGCAAAAGCTAAGAAAAATGCAGAGAAAAAAGGTGTGACCTTACAAGAAAAAATATTGGAGGGGAATCCTGGAGAATTAATCTCTAATTTTGCAAATCAAAGTAGAAACAAAGTTGATCTGATAGTAATGGGTTCTAGAGGACGAGGTGGTCTTAAAGAAGTATTTCTTGGAAGCGTATCAAATCATGTAATGCACAAATCCAAAGTGCCTATAATGATCATAAAGTAA
- the bioB gene encoding biotin synthase BioB, translating into MSVVNFIKECQEKVFSGNHITAEDAEKLLNIPEENLKDLARCANEITRDFNGEKVDVEQLNNIKKNACSEDCTFCGQSAFFDTGIETYQLPSPEEVVSKAQKAKDEGAESYCLVAAWREPSKTDFEKVCKIITEINDKVGISVECSLGFLTKKQAAKLKELKVKRYNHNLETAKSKFPEICTTHTYDDRLKTLGIARDAGLELCTGGIIGLGETRAQRLELTLELARLYPEEVTINILVPVPGTPLELQTDLPNSEIVRMFSVIRFLLPESVIKISGGRETQLEDSGEELLQSGANGIITAGYLTMGGNEAKKDRKMIEKIGLQA; encoded by the coding sequence ATGAGTGTCGTGAATTTCATAAAAGAGTGCCAGGAAAAAGTATTCTCAGGAAATCATATCACAGCAGAGGATGCTGAAAAATTACTAAACATCCCAGAGGAAAACCTCAAAGATTTGGCAAGATGTGCAAATGAGATTACTCGAGATTTTAATGGAGAAAAAGTAGATGTTGAGCAATTAAACAATATTAAAAAAAATGCATGTAGTGAAGATTGTACATTTTGTGGACAATCTGCATTCTTTGACACCGGAATTGAGACATACCAATTGCCCTCACCTGAAGAAGTAGTATCTAAAGCTCAAAAAGCAAAAGATGAGGGCGCAGAATCATATTGTCTTGTAGCAGCGTGGCGTGAACCATCAAAAACAGATTTTGAAAAAGTTTGTAAAATAATTACTGAGATAAATGACAAAGTTGGAATTAGTGTTGAATGTAGTTTAGGGTTTCTTACAAAAAAGCAAGCTGCAAAATTAAAAGAACTTAAAGTAAAAAGATACAATCATAATTTAGAGACAGCAAAATCAAAATTTCCAGAGATTTGTACAACTCATACATATGATGACCGGCTAAAGACATTAGGCATCGCGAGGGATGCAGGTTTAGAGTTATGTACGGGTGGAATCATAGGACTGGGTGAAACAAGAGCACAGAGATTAGAACTAACATTAGAACTTGCAAGACTGTATCCTGAAGAAGTTACAATTAACATACTTGTTCCAGTTCCAGGAACACCACTTGAACTTCAAACAGATTTACCAAACTCTGAAATTGTAAGAATGTTTTCAGTGATCAGATTTCTATTGCCTGAATCAGTTATCAAAATTTCTGGAGGCAGAGAAACTCAACTAGAGGATTCAGGTGAAGAGTTACTACAAAGCGGAGCAAATGGAATCATTACAGCAGGGTATCTTACCATGGGAGGTAATGAGGCCAAAAAAGACCGTAAAATGATTGAAAAAATTGGCCTCCAGGCATAA
- a CDS encoding aminotransferase class I/II-fold pyridoxal phosphate-dependent enzyme translates to MKKLASRHKLDFVDAELQAIKQNNLYRELRYGKAQGSHITINGKKLINLCSNDYLGIPTTRIQVSQLQSSSRLVSGNDESYKKLEKILAKHKSQQNSLIYPTGYMANLGSISAIARKGDLILSDELNHTSIIESCKLSDARVLVYKHNDIKDLQTKLKQKGKNKFVITEGIFSMDGDMSKLKQITEISQKTDAITIVDDAHGDFVIGKDGKGTPNYFNVGKKIDMYISSLSKGLGSFGGYVAAKNNVIDLCINRSKSFIYTSALPSFLVEYSLKRFNSNREKQKLKLEKNTKKLTKGLKEIGFKINSKSQIIPIIIGNEKSAMDFGKFLFENGVFAQPIRYPTVPKNQARLRISVTAWLKDKDIEKSLEIFKKAYLKFC, encoded by the coding sequence TTGAAAAAATTGGCCTCCAGGCATAAACTTGACTTTGTCGATGCAGAGTTACAAGCAATAAAGCAAAACAATCTCTATCGAGAATTACGATATGGGAAAGCTCAAGGCTCCCACATCACAATTAATGGAAAAAAATTAATCAATTTATGCTCAAATGACTATCTAGGAATTCCTACAACAAGGATTCAAGTGAGTCAACTCCAATCAAGTTCTAGACTTGTATCAGGCAATGACGAGTCATACAAAAAATTAGAAAAAATTCTTGCAAAACACAAATCACAGCAAAACAGTTTAATTTATCCTACAGGATACATGGCAAACCTGGGTTCAATTTCAGCAATTGCAAGAAAAGGAGACTTGATTCTAAGTGATGAGTTAAACCATACAAGCATTATTGAATCATGTAAGTTATCGGATGCAAGAGTTCTAGTTTACAAGCATAATGACATAAAAGATTTGCAAACAAAATTAAAACAAAAAGGAAAAAACAAGTTTGTAATCACTGAGGGAATATTTAGTATGGATGGAGACATGTCAAAACTAAAACAAATCACAGAGATATCTCAAAAAACAGATGCAATTACAATAGTAGATGATGCACATGGAGACTTTGTAATAGGAAAAGACGGAAAGGGAACACCAAATTATTTTAATGTTGGAAAAAAGATTGACATGTATATTAGTAGTCTAAGCAAAGGACTAGGATCATTTGGAGGATACGTTGCAGCAAAAAACAATGTAATTGACTTGTGCATAAACAGATCAAAATCATTTATCTATACATCAGCACTTCCTTCATTTTTAGTAGAATATTCATTAAAAAGATTCAATTCAAATAGAGAAAAACAAAAACTGAAACTAGAAAAAAACACAAAAAAATTAACAAAAGGACTCAAAGAGATTGGTTTTAAAATAAACTCAAAATCTCAAATCATACCAATTATTATCGGAAATGAGAAATCCGCAATGGACTTTGGGAAATTCTTATTTGAAAATGGGGTATTTGCTCAGCCAATTCGATACCCAACAGTTCCAAAAAACCAGGCAAGGCTTAGAATATCGGTAACTGCATGGCTAAAAGACAAGGATATTGAAAAATCGCTTGAAATATTCAAAAAGGCATACTTGAAATTTTGCTAA
- a CDS encoding cytochrome c biogenesis CcdA family protein — protein sequence MTEITLAVAALAGLSSFVAPCILPMIPAFLAYISGTTLSELNQKDGIKTVSINRSNIILNSVFFVLGFSVVFSTLGVIINSTLSSSSGELVEGLNQIGGAIIVAFGIFLLLSMKINKLNMEKKFFPKRAKASYPMSFVFGLAFAAGWTPCVGPILGTILTLAATTPSVAFNLLLVYSFGLGIPFILIGVFYSRANKIICSMSKHLKYYNIVLGGFIVILGVLVYTNQLAYIANFPLLNELLFLG from the coding sequence GTGACAGAAATAACACTAGCAGTTGCAGCATTAGCAGGATTAAGCTCATTTGTAGCTCCGTGCATATTACCAATGATTCCTGCATTTCTTGCATATATCTCAGGAACTACTCTTTCAGAATTGAATCAAAAAGATGGAATAAAAACAGTATCAATTAACAGATCAAACATCATTTTAAATTCAGTATTTTTCGTGTTAGGTTTCTCGGTAGTGTTTTCCACATTAGGAGTTATAATTAACAGTACACTGTCATCATCATCAGGCGAACTAGTAGAAGGACTCAATCAGATAGGAGGAGCAATCATAGTAGCATTTGGCATATTCTTGCTTCTTTCAATGAAAATAAACAAACTAAACATGGAAAAAAAATTCTTTCCAAAAAGAGCAAAAGCAAGTTATCCAATGTCATTTGTTTTTGGTTTAGCATTTGCAGCAGGATGGACACCATGTGTAGGACCAATACTAGGAACAATACTTACACTTGCAGCAACAACGCCATCAGTTGCATTTAATCTACTATTAGTATACTCATTTGGATTAGGAATTCCATTTATTTTGATTGGTGTGTTTTATTCAAGAGCAAACAAAATTATTTGCTCAATGAGTAAGCATCTAAAATATTACAATATTGTTTTAGGTGGATTTATTGTGATTTTAGGAGTTCTAGTATACACAAATCAACTAGCATATATTGCCAACTTTCCACTTCTCAATGAATTATTATTTCTAGGGTAA